From the genome of Scylla paramamosain isolate STU-SP2022 chromosome 37, ASM3559412v1, whole genome shotgun sequence:
TTTGGTGTAGTTAGGTACTTGTACCATGACTGCAGTGCAGTAAGGAATGTACTCTACATAAGAAACACAGTCTGCACAGTAACCAaagttatttattgtgttttagATTTATTAATCAGTAAATAACTTTTGAGGGTTATGCTGAGATTGCTTACATTATTCTTAAATCAATCCTCTAATTAGCTACTTTCTCCCAGATGTCAGTATCTGTGAGTCTAAATCAGTGAACACAAGTGTGCAGTCTCTTCTGCATTGCTAGACTTGCAAACTTAACCTATGATCATATTTGTAAATGGTTTATATTGGTTCTTTTCCATTAATGATAAAGATGACCAAGAACAATTGGTAAAACTGCAGGGTTggacctcctctctattcattaaaaacacattgcaacgtgatagagtacttactatagaacatgtctgtgatgttttcaatgtggggaaggcttttgtaaggctgtagtaattaaattaatagcgcgccgcctccagaaactaagtccacaatcatcccaaggatataagttaggttaggttagtaaccttaggggggGTCCAGGAGCGCAGCcccttgggttaggttaggttaaggttaggttaggttagtaacctaacttaacctaacctaacctaactggggGGGGCTGTgccccccctggaccccccctaaggttactaacctaatctaaccttaacctaacctaaccgggggGGCTGCGtccccccctggaccccccttaaggttactaacctaacctaacttatatccttgggatgattgtggacttagtttctggaggcagcgcgctattaatttaattactacggccttacaaaagccttccccacattgaaaacatcacagacatgttctatagtaagtactctatcacgttgcaatgtgtttttaatgaatagagaggaggtccAACCCTGCAGTTTTATCGAACaattaaggaaaaggagaaatgtgaTAGAATGCATTTTGCCACAGGGTCAAGGGCCATACACCAAGGTGATCAAGAACATCGAGGAGGACATTCAGAAGACAGTCAAGAAAGTCAATGACCTCACAGGCATCAAGGAGTCAGACACTGGCCTGGCTGTGCCTGCCCTCTGGGACCTGGCTGCTGACAAACAGACTCTACAGAATGAGCAGCCCCTCCAGGTGACTCACTATGACCCTGTGTCACCCAGACCCTTGCACACCCATTAGTTATCTTCCTTGTGATATGCTTTAGTTACATGTTCATCATTGTCTGATGTTCACACCAGTGATATAATAAGTTTTAGATGGTTAAACTTTACATATCAGTTGATTAATTAAGCAAAATATTTTTTGATTCTGAGATTTCAAATGATGAAATTTGAGTAAGTCAGTGAAGGCCAATCTCAATAACACAGTGATTAAAAGACACTAAACTAAAATATCTATTTTAATGTTCTCCTTTCAAAAATAATCAAAttcttttactgctttattaTCACATTCTCTGCTACATTACTATCTTATGATATCTCCCCTTATTCCCATAAATATTTATGATGCCCTTCTTCCTGTTATTTTAATATCATATTTGATGTCTTACTGTACCTCAGAAAATGTATCACAGTTTTGTAGgggcaattaaaaaaaaaatttttttatctgtaataAATCTACATTATTTAGTGTAGAATGTCACTTCAATCATCTCACACTTGATGGTTTATTTCCATGCCTCGTTTGATTTTGTTGACCTGGTAGTGACAGCAgaatttcacaatttttttttcatgcgaggGATGCATCATGTGGAGACACGTCATATTGGTAATCATTTCATGGTATAAAACAGGGATGTGCTGTAGAgggttttctcctgtttttattttttgctataaaaattaaaaatatgttCAACAGTACTATAATTTTACTCATAATCACTGACTAGTTACCTagaattatatgaataaaatataagtGCATTAGCAAAAAGTATTGTAGTGACTAAAAACTGACCACTTAACTTTATCTTGGAAGATGGATAGGGACTTACCTAGATATTTTGTAGGAAGAAAAACTAATCTTGTAAGGGATCATGTTCATTACTCACCAGtagtcatttttctttcccgtcTGGCACATGTAGGTTGCCCGCTGCACCAAGATCATCAATGCAGACTCTGATGACCCTAAGTACATCATTAACGTGAAGCAGTTTGCCAAGTTTGTGGTGGATCTGGCAGACTCCGTGGCCCCAACAGACATTGAGGAGGGGATGAGGGTTGGGTAAGGACACTGCATTGCTCTACTTGTCATGGATCATTCTCTTCTTGGGATACTTAAcacctgtttttctctctctctctctctctctctctctctctctctctctctctctctctctctctctctctctctcctcctctctctctctcctctctctctctctctctctctctctctcctctctctctctctctctctctctctctctctctctctctctctctctctctctctctctctctctctctctctctctctctctctcatgtacataCACTGTCTAACATTTTATTGAGTTTTAACcaaaatttccttttctttcttcacttttctccctacattttttcctttctttcttgatcTTTAACAATATTGATGgagatctacacacacacacacaaaaaaaaaaaaaaataagtaaataaataaataactgtcaTTCTTTCATAGTCCAGCAATAAAtacttctttccccctctcccacacTCAGAGTGGACCGAAACAAGTACCAGATCCACATTCCACTCCCACCCAAGATTGACCCGTCTGTCACCATGAtgcaggtggaggagaagcCCGACGTGACCTATTCAGACGTGGGTGGCTGCAAGGAACAGATTGAGAAGCTGCGGGAGGTGGTGGAGACGCCCCTGCTGcatgtgagtggtggtggtggctgctgtGTTGtgtactggtggtagtggtggaggtgatatCTGCAGTCTTATTAGAATGGTGGTGACATCAGTAGAGTTGTCAGGTGGTGTGGCTTTTGTGGTGATGTCTGCAGCATTGcttaagtggtggtgatgttgttgcctattcAGCATTAATGGTCTTTGATGTATAGCATTGATGGTGCCCCTTTGGTAagaatggtggtgatgtctaTAATGATGTCAGGTTGTGTGGGTTTGGTGATGATTTCCCTTTGGCATGGCTGGTGGTGATGTCTGCTGCAGTATTAAGTGATACAGTAATGGTGATAAGTGCAGCTTGACATGAGAGTGGTGGTAATGTATGAAGTGTTGTCAGGTTTGTGTGGTTGTGATCGTGATTTCCCTTTGACATGGATGGTGGATATGTCTGCAGTATTGTCAGGTGTTGCCCATTCATATTTGAGTGATGAGGTGGTGTTCACAGTGGTGTTGGGTGGTatgactggtggaggtggtgccCCTTGACAGGAGTGGTGGTAATGTCATTTGCTATAGTGATAATATCCCTTCACTGTGAGCAGTGGTGATGTTTTTGCTGTGTTCCATGGTGTTGTAATGTAGTGTTGAtgttgagtgttgtggagtTGATGGTGACCTTGTAATATATcagaagggaaaatataaacTAGGTGTCTCTTCATTTAccctttcattgtattttttaagTCTTGTAATTCACCTGCATCAACACACCTTACAGCCAGAACGCTTCGTCAACCTGGGCATTGAGCCTCCTAAGGGTGTGCTGCTGTTTGGGCCACCTGGTACTGGCAAGACTCTGTGTGCTCGTGCTGTGGCCAACCGCACCGATGCTTGCTTCATTAGGGTCATCGGCTCGGAGCTGGTGCAGAAGTATGTGGGAGAGGTGAGTCACTGTGCTCCTCTGCAATATAATGTGCTGCTTCTTGACTTGGCAAGTTCTTTTAGGCTTCATGTAAATTTATATtgttttcacttgttttattttttagtataGGTGGATTATTACATTTTCccatattttatttcattttattattttttttatatttttttatatatatttattttatttttatttatttatttttttctcttcacagtATCTCTGATGTAAGTTAGTAACCTGCCTCATACAGCAGATTTCCAAGATGTCTTAGGGATTCTTCATTCTGAATTCTCTCCTTCAGGAAAGAAAGTGGTCTTTGTACTATTTTTGGTACTCTACATTAATTTTATTCCTCTATCTTTCAATGCCACTGGAAGACTTTTCAGTACCTACCACACTGCCCCTTGCAAACTTCTTAcctatatacctatctatctttattaGCATCTTTAATATTAAATTCAAGTTTCCAGAAGAGACTTTACCCAAGTTGTTTTGTGCAGGGAGCCAGGATGGTGCGTGAACTGTTTGAGATGGCCCGCACCAAGAAGGCATGTCTCATCTTCTTTGACGAGATTGATGCCATTGGTGGCGCTCGCTTTGATGATGGGGGCAGGGGGTGACAATGAGGTGCAGAGGACTATGCTGGAGCTCATCAACCAGTTAGATGGATTTGATGCTCGTGGCAACATTAAGGTATGAACTGTGTGCAGATATGGATAGTTttaatggctctctctctctctctctctctctctctctctctctctctctctctctctctctctctctctctctctctctctctctctctctcatctctctctctctctctctctctctctctctctctctcactctctctctctctctctctctctctctctctctctctctctctctctctctccaatttgaGTTTCTTGTGCAtgtgaaataataaaatatttgcACAGAGCCATTGTCAAGGTGTACAAATTCCTAAGGTAAGTATTTGTCAGGAATTATACCCAAGGAACAAATACCTTTCCTTGCAGGTACTGATGGCCACCAACCGACCTGACACCCTTGACCCAGCCCTCATGCGACCTGGCAGACTGGATCGTAAGGTGGAGTTTGGCCTGCCAGACTTGGAGGGAAGGACACACATCTTTAAGATCCACGCCAAGTCTATGTCTGTTGAGCGAGACATCCGATTTGACCTGCTGGCCCGCCTCTGCCCTAACAGCACAGGTAAGGAAGAGCACTGATATTGATGGGAATAAGATGGAGGCAATTTTTTCCATATGTTAAGCAGTGTTAGTTTCAGAGTTgcctttcaaaatttcaaatgGAATCACAGTATATcatccttatttctctctctctctctctctctctctctctctctctctctctctctctctctctctctctctctctctctctctctctctctctctctctctctctctctctctctctctctctctctctctctctctctctctctctctctctctctctctctctctctctctccagatggGTCTATTAAGCCCCCAACTGATGAGGGAGATTTTTGCCCTGCAGTAGAATCTTGTAGGAGGATGATTTTTCTCAgagatttttatttcattctgtaTCTTAATACCTCCGCTGTGTCTATACTCATCCATACTCTTCTTCCTAATCCAGGAGCAGAGATCCGGTCTGTGTGCACTGAGG
Proteins encoded in this window:
- the LOC135091459 gene encoding LOW QUALITY PROTEIN: 26S proteasome regulatory subunit 7-like (The sequence of the model RefSeq protein was modified relative to this genomic sequence to represent the inferred CDS: deleted 1 base in 1 codon); protein product: MPDHLGADMRKTNEDKSEDEPIKALDEADISLLKTYGQGPYTKVIKNIEEDIQKTVKKVNDLTGIKESDTGLAVPALWDLAADKQTLQNEQPLQVARCTKIINADSDDPKYIINVKQFAKFVVDLADSVAPTDIEEGMRVGVDRNKYQIHIPLPPKIDPSVTMMQVEEKPDVTYSDVGGCKEQIEKLREVVETPLLHPERFVNLGIEPPKGVLLFGPPGTGKTLCARAVANRTDACFIRVIGSELVQKYVGEGARMVRELFEMARTKKACLIFFDEIDAIGGARFDDGAGGDNEVQRTMLELINQLDGFDARGNIKVLMATNRPDTLDPALMRPGRLDRKVEFGLPDLEGRTHIFKIHAKSMSVERDIRFDLLARLCPNSTGAEIRSVCTEAGMYAIRARRKVATEKDFLDAVNKVIKAYAKFSATPRYMTYN